A window of Amphiprion ocellaris isolate individual 3 ecotype Okinawa chromosome 12, ASM2253959v1, whole genome shotgun sequence contains these coding sequences:
- the cnr1 gene encoding cannabinoid receptor 1 translates to MKSVLDGVADTTFRTITSGLQYLGSNNANYDDPINDVDFKGSFSLQKPLSAFRSNSFPNKVPGDEELILKGIPFYPTNATDLFGNRSTFRDETNNIQCGENFMDMECFMILTPSQQLAVAVMSLTLGTFTVLENLVVLCVILQSRTLRCRPSYHFIGSLAVADLLGSVIFVYSFLDFHVFHRKDSPSVFLFKLGGVIASFTASVGSLFLTAIDRYISIHRPLAYRRIVTRTKAVIAFCMMWTISIVIAVLPLLGWNCKRLKSVCSDIFPLIDENYLMFWIGVTSVLVLFIIYAYIYILWRAHHHAVRMLSRTSQKSLVVYSADGTKVQTTRPEQARMDIRLAKTLVLILVVLVICWGPVLAIMVYDLFWRMDDDIKTVFAFCSMLCLFNSTVNPMIYALRSKDLRHAFLSSCHACRGSAQQLDNSLESDCQNRNANISANRAAESCVKTTVKIAKVTMSVSTETSAEAV, encoded by the coding sequence ATGAAATCAGTGCTGGATGGTGTGGCAGACACCACCTTCCGGACTATTACATCTGGTTTACAGTATCTGGGCTCCAACAATGCTAACTATGATGACCCTATCAATGATGTAGACTTTAAGGGCAGCTTCTCTCTGCAGAAGCCCTTATCTGCTTTCCGGAGCAACTCTTTCCCAAACAAGGTACCCGGAGATGAGGAGCTCATCCTCAAGGGCATCCCCTTCTACCCCACCAATGCCACAGACTTGTTTGGCAACAGGAGCACATTCAGAGATGAGACTAACAACATACAATGTGGGGAGAACTTTATGGACATGGAGTGTTTCATGATCCTGACTCCCAGTCAGCAGCTGGCTGTGGCTGTGATGTCTCTGACTCTGGGTACCTTCACGGtgctggagaacctggtggtGCTCTGCGTCATCCTGCAGTCTCGCACCCTCCGCTGCCGGCCGTCTTACCACTTCATCGGAAGTCTTGCTGTGGCTGACCTGCTGGGCAGTGTCATCTTTGTGTATAGCTTTTTGgactttcatgttttccacaggAAGGACAGCCCCAGTGTTTTTCTCTTCAAGCTGGGTGGAGTCATAGCGTCGTTCACAGCATCAGTGGGAAGCCTTTTCCTCACTGCTATTGACCGCTACATCTCTATTCACCGGCCTCTCGCGTACAGGCGCATTGTGACACGGACCAAGGCTGTAATAGCCTTTTGTATGATGTGGACTATCTCCATTGTCATTGCAGTGCTACCTCTGCTCGGCTGGAACTGTAAACGTCTCAAATCTGTTTGCTCAGATATATTCCCTCTCATTGACGAGAACTACCTGATGTTCTGGATCGGTGTAACCAGTGTGCTGGTTCTTTTCATTATTTACGCCTACATATATATTCTGTGGAGAGCACACCACCACGCTGTGCGCATGCTAAGTCGCACCTCCCAGAAGAGCCTTGTTGTCTATTCAGCAGATGGGACTAAAGTGCAAACCACACGCCCTGAGCAGGCTCGCATGGACATCCGTCTGGCCAAGACTCTGGTGCTTATCCTGGTGGTGCTGGTCATCTGCTGGGGCCCAGTGCTTGCTATCATGGTCTATGACCTCTTCTGGAGAATGGATGATGACATCAAGACAGTGTTTGCATTCTGCAGCATGCTCTGCCTATTCAACTCCACTGTCAACCCAATGATCTACGCCTTGAGGAGCAAGGACCTGCGGCACGCCTTCCTCAGCTCCTGCCATGCCTGCAGGGGCAGTGCCCAGCAACTGGACAATAGCCTCGAGTCAGACTGCCAAAATAGAAATGCCAACATTTCTGCCAACAGGGCTGCAGAGAGCTGTGTGAAGACCACTGTGAAAATAGCCAAAGTGACAATGTCTGTGTCAACTGAAACTTCTGCAGAAGCTGTTTAA
- the akirin2 gene encoding akirin-2 → MACGATLKRTLDFDPLMSPASPKRRRCAPIMSPVSSPQKYLRMEPSPFGEVSSKLTTEQILHNIKQEYKRLQKRRHLDSGFQQPDGCCPLDLQNLHGGPALPGMSSGASSPFRKEQPLFSLRQVGMICERLLKEREDKIREEYDEILTTKLAEQYDAFVKFTHDQLMRRFGEQPASYVS, encoded by the exons ATGGCTTGTGGGGCTACTCTGAAAAGGACTCTGGACTTTGACCCGTTAATGAGCCCGGCTTCCCCTAAAAGAAGGAGGTGCGCCCCTATCATGTCTCCGGTCTCCTCACCGCAGAAATATCTGCGTATGGAGCCCTCGCCTTTCGGGGAAGTGTCGTCCAAACTAACAACAG AGCAAATCCTACACAATATTAAACAGGAGTACAAACGGCTGCAGAAACGTCGACACCTGGACAGTGGTTTCCAGCAGCCAGATGGCTGCTGTCCTCTGGACCTTCAGAACCTTCATGGTGGACCAGCCCTACCAG GTATGTCCTCAGGTGCCTCATCTCCCTTCCGGAAAGAACAGCCGTTATTTTCCCTCAGACAGGTTGGGATGATCTGCGAAAGACTACTGAAGGAGCGAGAGGACAAAATCCGTGAAGAGTATGACGAGATACTGACAACAAAGCTTGCAg AGCAATATGATGCTTTTGTCAAATTCACACATGATCAACTGATGCGACGGTTCGGAGAGCAGCCTGCAAGCT ATGTTTCCTGA